A segment of the Synechococcus sp. CBW1002 genome:
CACCCTCCACAAGACCATCGAGGCCGAGCAACTCGGTGGTTTCTGCCAGCAGACTCTGACTGGCGGCGCAGCTCGGCGCCAGGGGCAGATCGAGGCAATGGCTGCGGCCGGCCGCCGTGCTGGCGAAGCTGGCGACATGGCCGGCCAGGCGCGGCCACTCCAGCAGCTCCAGCGTGTCGTGCTGCACCGCCGACTGGGGCGCACTGGGGGACTGGATCAACTGCGCTCAGCCGCCAGCGGCGGCACGGGAATCGGGGCCTGGCCCGGCACGTTGGAGGGGATGCCGGCGGCTGGCTCGTAGAGCATCTCCAGCCAGTTGCCCTCGGAATCCTGAAAGTAGAAGGACGCCGTGCCGTCGCGGTGGTCATGCACCGGCCCCACCGGATGACCGGCCGCCGCCAGGCGGGCATGGGCCTCCTCCACCTCGCAGCGCTCACAGAAGTGGAAGGCGACGTGGGGACCGGCCGCCTTGTAGCTGGGGCTCAGCAGGGCAATGCCGTCGCCATTGCGGGGGTTCTGGAGATAGGCCCAGTCGTCGGCCTCCCAGGTGAGCCGAAAACCAAGCGAGCCATAGAACGCCGTGGCACGGTCCATGTCCTGCACCCGCAGGGCCACGTGACCGAGGCGGTGGGTCGCCGACTGAGCCATGGAACCTGCCGGAACTGTTGCTGGCTTCATTCTCGGCCTTGCCAGGGTGGACTGTGCCGTGGGGTGCTGGGTCAGCGCAGCCAGGCCGCCGCATCACAGGCGTGATAGGTGAGGATCAGATCGGCACCGGCCCGCTTGAAGCAGAGCAGGGTTTCCAGCACCACGGCCCGCTCGTCGATCCAGCCCCGCTCCGCCGCCGCCTTGACCATGGCGTATTCGCCGCTCACGTTGTAAGCGGCGATCGGCAGTTCGGTTTCGCCCCGCAGCCGATGGATGATGTCCAAATAGGCCAGGCCGGGCTTCACCATGAGGATGTCGGCGCCTTCCTGCTCATCAAGCAGGGCTTCGGTGAGGGATTCACGGCCATTGGCCGGGTCCATCTGATAGGTGCTTTTATCCTTGGGAATCGGCTTGCTGTTGGTGGCGCGGGGCGCCGAATCGAGCGCCTCGCGGAAGGGGCCGTAGTAGGCGGAGGCGTACTTGGCGGTGTAGCTGATGATCCCCACATGCTCGAAGCCCTCCTCATCGAGGGCCTCGCGGATCGCACCCACGCGGCCGTCCATCATGTCGCTGGGGCCGATCAGGTCGGCGCCGGCGCGGGCCTGGGCCACGGCCTGGCGGCAGAGGATCGAGACGGTCTCGTCGTTGAGCACCACCCCCTCGGCGCTGACGATGCCGTCATGGCCGTCGCAGGAATAGGGATCGAGGGCCACGTCCGTCATGATCGTCATGCCGGGGTGCACCTCCTTCAGCCGGCGGATGGCGCGAGGGATCAGGCCGTGCTCGTTGAAGCACTCGGCGCCGTCCTCGGTCTTGAGGCCATCGGCCACCTTGGGGAAGAGCACCACGCAGCGGATGCCCAGATCCCAGGCGCGGCCCACCTCCTGCACCAGACCCTCCAGGCTCCAACGCTGGCAGCCGGGCATGGCGCCGATCGGCTCGTTGGTCGCCCCCTCATGCACGAACAGGGGATAGATGAAATCAGCCGCTGCCAGATGGTGCTCACGCACCAGGGCCCGCAGCGCAGGGGTGCGGCGCAGCCGGCGGGGGCGGTAGGAGAGCTCCATGGACGGAAACGGGCTGGCCGGATCCTACGGATCAGGGATCTGCACCACTGCCGTGGTGGAACCCTCAGAGCTTCGCCGACTGGATCCAGCCGCTGCGGGGATCGGCACTGCGGGCCTGCCGCAACTGCTCCAGCAAGCTGCGCTCCTCGGGGCTGAGCGCCTCAGGAAGCTTGAGTACGGGTGTGAGCAGCAGGTCACCGCGCCCCCCCTTCACCGGCCAGCCCTTGCCCTTGAGGCGGAGGCTGCGGCCCAGGGTCATGCCGGGTGGCACCTGGACGGCAGCCTCGCCATCGGGCGTGGCCACGCGCACCTCACCGCCGAGGGCCAACTCATCGAGGCTGAGGGGCAGCTCGGCCCGCAACTGATCCCCATCCAGTTTCCAGACGGGATGCTCCTGCAGCTGGAGCTGCAGGTAGAGATCGCCGCGGCGCCCCGTGCCGGGCTGGAGATTGCCCTTGCCCTTGAGGCGCAGCCGGCTACCGGCCTTCACACCGGCAGGAATACGCACCTGGACCCGCTCCTCGTTCACCGCGAGGGTGCGTTCGCAGCCGCGAAAGGCCTCGCTGTAGGTGAGATTGAGGCTGGCTTCAGCATCGAGATTGGCGGCGCCGCCCCGGGCCGTGGCAGCACCGGGGCCAGGAAAGCCACCCCCGAAGCCTCCGGGGAAACCGGAGCCGAACCCGAAACCTCCCGGCGCCCCGCCGGAACCGCCAAAGCGACCGAGCAGATCGTTGATGAAGTCGTCGAAATTGCCGTAACGGCCGAAGTCGACATCCATGCCGGGCCCACCGCCCCCTGCGGGCCCTCCCACCTGGCTCCAGTACTGACCGAACTGCTCGTAGCGCCGCCGCTTGTCGGGATCGGAGAGCACTTCATAGGCCTCACTCACCTCCTTGAAGCGAGCCTCTGCGCTCTTGTCTCCGGGATTCACATCCGGGTGGTACTGCCGTGCCAGCCGCCGAAAGGCCTTCTTGATGGTGTCGGCATCGGCACCGCGCTCCACGCCCAGAACCTTGAAGTAGTCGCGGTAGCCGTTGGCATTCATCGCAGCGCAGGCAAGTCGGAACAACGGCCGGCCCCAGTGTCTCAGCCACAGCCCATGCTGTGCGGCCTCTGGGTGGGCGGAAGGCCGAACGCGAGTCCTGTGCATGGGAGGCCACCGTTCCTAAGCTCGTGCAAGCCCAGGTTTCGTCCATGTTTTCTCGCGGCACCCTGCGCTCCGGACTGCTGGTCGGCCTCAGCACCGTGCTGGTGGGCATGGCCAGTGCCGGCAGCGCTCCCTCCGGCAAGGCCAGCACCACCCCCAGCCTTGGCGAGGCCCTTTACGCTTCGACCGCCGAACAGAAGGCCCTCACCGAACACCTGCGTGCCAAGGGCGTTCTGTTCTACGGCGCCTGGTGGTGTCCGGCCTGCTTCAAACAGAAGAGCCTCTTCGGCAAGGAAGCCGGCAATCGCCTGCCCTATGTGGAGTGCGACAAAGACGATGCCGGCCGTCAGCGCTGCATCAACGCCAAGATCCGTGCCTTCCCCACCTGGGAGATGGCTGGCAAGCGGCTTGAGGGCGTGCAGACGATCGAGCGATTGAAGCTGTGGAGCGGCTACGGCCGTTGAGGAACCTCAGAGGCCGCTGACGCCCTTCAACCCCAGGAATCCTGCAAAGCCAAAACACAGAACCGCCTGGATCTGGCGCTGACGCTGCGCCATCCAGGGCGCCATTCGATCGAGGGCTCGGCGGCCACGGGCGCCCCAGAGCCACACCAGAGCCGGTGGAGCCAGGGCGGGCAGCAGGGTGATCAGGGCCATCAGACTCACCAGCAACACTTCGGTCGGGAGTGGCGGCTGGGCGCGGGCCAGATCCTGCAGTGCTGGCAGAAACAACACCAGCGAGGTGAGGTTGGTGGCCATGCTGCCGGTTCCGATCAGCAGACCTCGGCTGAAGCTGGTGGGGGCCGGCTGCCCAGCAGCCTCAGAGGAATGGACGAGGCGTCCCTGCTGAATGGCGAGGCCCAGGGTCAACAACAGCAGCGCCAGCACGAGGTGCACCACCGCAGCCACGGGGTCAGGCCCGGGCGTGCGGGGCGGCAGGGCATGGCCCAGCAATAATCCGGCCAGGGTCCAGCCAGCCACCACCAGGGTGGCGCCAACAGCGAAACCCCAGCTGGGGCCCAGGCCTTGCGTGCTTCGGCCCAGGAGCATCACCTGCAGGATCAGCACCAATGGGCTCACTGCCGCCCCCACCGCAAGGGGCAGAATTTCAACGAGCAGGGAGAAGGACACCATCAACCCGGCATCAGGGGCATGGACGGTCGGCTCAAGGGGCTGTGCGCGGTGGTGGCAGGGCGATGGAGGGGACTCCGGGGCCCAGCCGATGGCGGATTCGATCTTGCGCCCAGAAGCTGGCGGCCGTCTGAGTCCAGCAACAGAGCAAAGCCTTAGGGTTCGTTGACCTCAGCCCACTCTCCGACATGGGCCGCCAACTCTGGGTGCTGCTGTTGCTGGCGACCTTGGGACTGGTGCTGCTCCTGCACTTCCCAGCCCGGCTTGCCGCCCAGCCGTCCACCGCAGGCGGTCCCACCGAGATCCGGGGGGTCTGGATCACCGCCAACGACATGGGAGTGATGCGGGACCGGGAGCGGATGCGACAGACGGTGGCCCAGCTGGCGGAGCTGAACTTCAACACCCTCTATCCGGTGGTCTGGAACTCCGGCTTCGCCTATTACCCCAGCCGCGTCTCGGAGGATCGCGGCCTGCAGACCTTCACCTACCGCGGGCTGCAGGGCCAGGACATCCTCGCCGAGTTGATCGAGACCGCCCACTCCCATGGCCTTCTGGTGGTGCCCTGGTTCGAGTTCGGCTTCATGACACCACCCGATTCACTCCTGGCCCGGCGGCATCCCGGCTGGCTGACCCGCACACAGGACGGCGGCCTCACCTCGATCAGCGCCGCCGGAAAAGTGTCCTGGCTCAATCCCTTCCGCCCCGAGGTGCAGGAGCTGATCACCGATCTGGTGCTGGAAATCATGGGCCAGTACGACGCGGACGGCATCCAGTTCGACGACCACATGAGCCTGCCGAGGGACTTCGGCTACGACCCCTTCACGCTGGCGCTGTACGAAAAGGAGACCAGGAAGCCGAACTCAAAGGCACCCTCCACGGCATCAGCACCTCCCACTCCACAGGATCCTGCCTGGCTGAAATGGCGGGCGGACAAGATCACGGCTTTCATGGGCCAGCTGCGGAAGGCGGTGGAGGCTCGCCGACCAGGGGCAATCTTCTCTGTGTCGCCGAATTACTACGACTTTGCCTACAAGCTGCAGCTGCAGGACTGGCTCACCTGGGTGAGACGCGACATCGCAGACGAGATCCTGATCCAGATCTATCGCCCCGATGTCGAAAGCTTTCTACCCCATCTCAGCCGGGTGGAGGTACAGGAAACCCTGCAGAAGATCCCCACCGGCATCGGCATCATGAGCGGTCAGCGCACCAGACCCGCACCGATGGACTTGATCCAGTCCCAGGTGCTGGCCGCCAGGGAACGGCAGCTGGGGGTTGCCTTCTTTTACCTCGAAAGCCTCTGGGAGCAAAGCGGCGAACCGCGGGAGGCACGGCTGGAGGGCCTGCGGCAGCTCTTCCCCACCCCAGCTCCGCGACAGCGACGGGCCCGCTCGTCGCCGCTTTCGCAGCCGGCAGCCCCGGCAAGCCTCCCGAACCAACCTGGAACACCACCTCCAGTCACACCAGTTCCCGGAACAGCAGGCCCAGGCAATGCACTGCCGGCGAGACCCCTGCCTTTGCCACCTCCCCTGCCGAGCCTGCCGGGAGCCTTCGCTCCACACGCTGCCCCGCCTCAGCCCACCACTGCATTCTCCGCAGTACTGCAGGAGGCCTGAACAGGTTGCGTGAACACGCACCAAACCTGGATCAGGGAAGGATAGACAAGGTCTGCCGGATTGGATCGACGACTTGAGGGACACAATCCCATCCCAAGTCGGAAGGCCACATGATCAGCTTCACCTCGACCAGCTTCACTTTAACCAGTTGCACTTTAATCAGCTGCACGCTGACCCAAGCAAGCTGAACGTTTGAACTACAACTTTAGAATCCGTGCTTACAATAATTTCTGACAACATCCTCCCGGCATCGTTTCTACCATGCGCATCGCCATTTCAGGCTCCCACTCACTGGGGAAATCCACCGTGGTCAGCGACTGGGCCGCCACCCATCCATCCTTTCACAAGGAGGAAGAACCGTACCGAGCACTGGGACTGCACGGCCCCTACGAGATACTGTTTCGCGAGAACTCAACACGACTGCAAAATGGAATTCAGATGTACTACAACATCTCCCGAATCCACCGCTACTCAAGCCCTGCGGATAACGTCATATTCGATCGCGCACCCGTCGACTACCTAGCCTACTCACAATACACCGCAAACCAACAAACTACCGACATTGACGATGAATTTGTCGCCTCAATGATTCCTCCCGCAAGGGAGTCTCTGGACCACCTCGACATTCTTGCATTCGTACCGAAGTCTGACACCTGGCCTGTGGCGATGGAAGAAGATGGCATCCGACCGGTGGATCATGCCTACCGTGATGATGTTGATGCCATCTTCAAGCAGATCTATCGCGAGGGGCGCTTCAATGTCATGCCGACCCAACAGGCTCCAATATTGATCGAGCTGGTTGGACCAGCAGAGCAACGACTTCATCAACTGCAGAACGCCATCCTCGAGCTTCAGCAACGCACCAAGCTCGCCGGATAAAGACGTGCGGCAGAGCCGCCGAGCCGGCAGGCTCACCTGACGATCGGGCAAATACAAGACCAGTCCCGCCCCTGGACAACAGCGCTACAGCCATACTGTTCTGGATTCATTTCCGGGCTTCTTCGTTGTTCCAGTCGTCACGTTTGAGCAGGAGGGCTGGTGTGATCACGCGCAGAAAAATCTCCATCGACCACAAAGCCATGCCAACCGAGGCCAGGTTGATCAGCCAGCCGAACACGATGAGAAGAGGGAGAATCGGCAGCGTGTCTGGTGACATCCGGGCGATGGCGAGATCCAGGCAGCCATCGAGAACGGCAAAGACTGAGGCCAGAAACATCAGGATGGAAGCTCGGTATGCGGCGGCGGCACCGATGCGGGAGGCTGTGTTGACACTGAGCAGCAAGCGGGCCACATTGACCTGAAAGTTGCCCACCACAAACAGCACCGCAAATGTGCTGAAGGTGGTGAGCTGGCGCAGTTGTGTGATCTTGCGACCCTCGATGATGAGATAAAGAGCTGCGAGAGCCCAGATCATGAACCTTGACAAGTTGGTGAGGGGCCACAGCCTCGTAGGGACACTGGCGTCTCCCTACGCCGGCATGCTGATCGAGAATGGGATCGGGGTCTTGCTTCCCAGACGGATCAAAGATCTCGAGCGGACGCAATCGGGCGGGCACTCGCGCATCGATGAGCATCTGCGCAGGATTCAGGCTCTGGGCTGCGCCCTCCTGACGCCGCGGTTACTCCGCATCGAGCAGCTCGGCCAGCGGTACGAACGTGTAGCCGAGCCGTTGCAGGTCGGGAATGATCCGGCGCAGGGCTCGGAGGGTTCGCCCACTCAGGGCCGGCGTGTCGTGCATCACCAGGATTCCGCCGGGATGGGCGTTGATCCGCACGAACCAGCGCATGAAACCCAGCGGTGGCCGCGCAGCCACTCCACCATCGGCCGGTGAAACCATCCCTGTCCGGGGCGGCACCAGCGCCAGGTGAGCCGTTCCGGCAGAGCGGCCCGCTCGATGGTGAGGGCCAATCGCCTGCGATCCGCCGCTCCGCAGAACACCACCTCCGGATGGCGCCGGGCCAGCACGGTGCGGATCAGCAGGGAGGGCAGCAGCAGCCCGAACACCACCAGATCCAGCAGAAGCATCAGGCCCAGGGCCAGCAGCAGCAGCAGCAGGGAGATCCCATCCACCGGGGTTCTCGTCCATGGCCCCCCATCCTCGGGCCCGTTCTCCCTCGCCACCCAAGCGATCAGACTTCCTACGATCCCCCGATCGGTTTCCTGGCGATGGGCTCCTCTTGCTCCCCGGATCCTCTGACCAAACACCCGATCAGGGTTCTGGCAAGCGTTTCCTCCGTGGCCACCATCGCTCTGGCGACGGCCCTCGGGCTACCGGCCCCGACCCGTGCGGACACCACCCCGGATCCGGCACGGGTCGTAGCCCAGGCCCCCGCACCTGCCATCACGATGCAGCAGGCCATCAACACAGCCACTGAGGCCGTCCCCGGGGGACGGGTGATCGAGATCGACCTCGACCGGGAGAAGGGCCGCGTGATCTGGGAGGCCCTGGTGGAGAGCTCAACGGGCCGCTTCGAGATCTATGTGGACGCCACCACCGGACAGATCGTCAAGAAAGAACGCGACGACTGACGGTCCGCATCACCGTCTTCTCGGCGCTGGGCAACTTCCGTTGGCTGATCCAGAGAAGGAGCTCATGGCCGTCAACGGTGGCATGGCTCTGCTGGCCGGCGGCGACACGATCCATCGCCATGAGCATTGAAGGCGCCCTCGCGATGCTGCAGCAACAGGAGCGCTGGCTGATGCAGCTGCGCGACGAGAGCCCCGGCATCGTGGCGCCCTGCTGCTGGAGGAGATCAGCTGGCAACCCCAGGTCTTGCATGACGCCATGGAGCACCGCATCCATCGGCGCACAGCCCATGTCTTTCATGCCGAGCTGTCAGTGCCGTTGCAACAGCTGCACCTACAGGAGGGCCAGGACATGGCGCAGGTGACAGCAGAGGAGCTGCTGTCGGGATCGATCTGGAGCGCCCGTCTTGGCAGCCGCCGCCCGCTGGCCGATGGGCTGTTGGAGGTGATGCAGGATCTACTCGGAGATACGCCCCCTGCTGGAGAGGCTGGGGCAAGGTGAATACAACAGAAGCCCGGAGCTTGGCCCCCGGGGGTTTGTCGGCTCTGCCGTGATCGTTCGATCTGAGAGTCTTGGATTGTGGGCGGAGCTGCAGACGCTGGCAGCTGGGGCCGGGGTTTCAGTGGGGTTTCCCATGGGGTCCCGGCAGAATGCCCAGGGACTGCAGACAGGCACGACCCAGCTGCTCCCGGTTGGAAGTCACTTGAGGGGCATCGGGCTGTGGCACCACAGATGAGCCACTGGAGCGAATCCGCTCAACACCAACGGTTGCTGGAGCCCACCATGAATCATGGGCCCGCGAATCCCTCACAACAGGGTGGGCTTCTCTTCCGCCAAGATGTGGAGCAAGCCAATGCCCACTCTCCATGCCGCTGCGTGCATGTCACTTGCGCGTTCCGGCACCGCGCCGGTTGCGTGTTCCGCTGGCGATGGGGCTGATGGCGCTCTCGCTCACCAGCTGTTCTGAACCGCCACGAGCGCAACAGGGCGGCCCGCTGCCGGTGCAGACAGAACCGGCCCAGCTGGCAACCTTCAGAACCAGCGTTGAGACGGTGAGCAGCCTCGAGGCTCTGGATCTGGTCCAGCTTTCCGCCCAGGAGGACGGCAGGATCGTGAACATCCTGGTGAGCCAGGGCAGCCAGGTGCAACAGGGTGACCTGCTGCTGGTGCTGGATCAGGAGCAACAGAAGGCCGATGTGGTCAACCTGCGGGCCAAGGCCGCGACGGACCAGCTCAACTACGAGCGCTACGAATCGCTCGTCCGCCAAGGGGCCGCCAGCCAGATCCAGCGGGACCAGTTTCGCCAGGAGGCGATCGCCTCCAGGGAGGCCCTCAACGCCAGGGAGGCCGATCGCCGCTACCGCAACATCCGCGCCCCGATCAGCGGCATCGTCGCCGACCTGCAGGTGAAGCAGGGTGACGTGATCGAGAGCGGTGACCCCTTCACAAAAATCGTGAGCAACGACCGGTTGATGGTCAGGATCGAGGTGCCATCGGTCTACGCGGAGCGGGTGCG
Coding sequences within it:
- a CDS encoding glycoside hydrolase family 10 protein; translation: MGRQLWVLLLLATLGLVLLLHFPARLAAQPSTAGGPTEIRGVWITANDMGVMRDRERMRQTVAQLAELNFNTLYPVVWNSGFAYYPSRVSEDRGLQTFTYRGLQGQDILAELIETAHSHGLLVVPWFEFGFMTPPDSLLARRHPGWLTRTQDGGLTSISAAGKVSWLNPFRPEVQELITDLVLEIMGQYDADGIQFDDHMSLPRDFGYDPFTLALYEKETRKPNSKAPSTASAPPTPQDPAWLKWRADKITAFMGQLRKAVEARRPGAIFSVSPNYYDFAYKLQLQDWLTWVRRDIADEILIQIYRPDVESFLPHLSRVEVQETLQKIPTGIGIMSGQRTRPAPMDLIQSQVLAARERQLGVAFFYLESLWEQSGEPREARLEGLRQLFPTPAPRQRRARSSPLSQPAAPASLPNQPGTPPPVTPVPGTAGPGNALPARPLPLPPPLPSLPGAFAPHAAPPQPTTAFSAVLQEA
- a CDS encoding PepSY domain-containing protein is translated as MATIALATALGLPAPTRADTTPDPARVVAQAPAPAITMQQAINTATEAVPGGRVIEIDLDREKGRVIWEALVESSTGRFEIYVDATTGQIVKKERDD
- a CDS encoding AAA family ATPase, translated to MRIAISGSHSLGKSTVVSDWAATHPSFHKEEEPYRALGLHGPYEILFRENSTRLQNGIQMYYNISRIHRYSSPADNVIFDRAPVDYLAYSQYTANQQTTDIDDEFVASMIPPARESLDHLDILAFVPKSDTWPVAMEEDGIRPVDHAYRDDVDAIFKQIYREGRFNVMPTQQAPILIELVGPAEQRLHQLQNAILELQQRTKLAG
- a CDS encoding VOC family protein, with the translated sequence MAQSATHRLGHVALRVQDMDRATAFYGSLGFRLTWEADDWAYLQNPRNGDGIALLSPSYKAAGPHVAFHFCERCEVEEAHARLAAAGHPVGPVHDHRDGTASFYFQDSEGNWLEMLYEPAAGIPSNVPGQAPIPVPPLAAERS
- a CDS encoding efflux RND transporter periplasmic adaptor subunit, which encodes MPLRACHLRVPAPRRLRVPLAMGLMALSLTSCSEPPRAQQGGPLPVQTEPAQLATFRTSVETVSSLEALDLVQLSAQEDGRIVNILVSQGSQVQQGDLLLVLDQEQQKADVVNLRAKAATDQLNYERYESLVRQGAASQIQRDQFRQEAIASREALNAREADRRYRNIRAPISGIVADLQVKQGDVIESGDPFTKIVSNDRLMVRIEVPSVYAERVRIGQSVLLTDPATDRPLASGQVESIDPVVGDSQTLLAKAEFDNRGGRLRNGVKVRTQLVLEQSQQLSVPFKAVQQLAGQSFVFIPGSLAQLRANPDRADLAALAQLPATTRVALQRPVVLGPLQNDRFPVLSGLSPGEAVITSNLINLRHGLPIKPRP
- a CDS encoding GAP family protein, producing MVSFSLLVEILPLAVGAAVSPLVLILQVMLLGRSTQGLGPSWGFAVGATLVVAGWTLAGLLLGHALPPRTPGPDPVAAVVHLVLALLLLTLGLAIQQGRLVHSSEAAGQPAPTSFSRGLLIGTGSMATNLTSLVLFLPALQDLARAQPPLPTEVLLVSLMALITLLPALAPPALVWLWGARGRRALDRMAPWMAQRQRQIQAVLCFGFAGFLGLKGVSGL
- the hemB gene encoding porphobilinogen synthase: MELSYRPRRLRRTPALRALVREHHLAAADFIYPLFVHEGATNEPIGAMPGCQRWSLEGLVQEVGRAWDLGIRCVVLFPKVADGLKTEDGAECFNEHGLIPRAIRRLKEVHPGMTIMTDVALDPYSCDGHDGIVSAEGVVLNDETVSILCRQAVAQARAGADLIGPSDMMDGRVGAIREALDEEGFEHVGIISYTAKYASAYYGPFREALDSAPRATNSKPIPKDKSTYQMDPANGRESLTEALLDEQEGADILMVKPGLAYLDIIHRLRGETELPIAAYNVSGEYAMVKAAAERGWIDERAVVLETLLCFKRAGADLILTYHACDAAAWLR
- a CDS encoding DnaJ C-terminal domain-containing protein, with product MNANGYRDYFKVLGVERGADADTIKKAFRRLARQYHPDVNPGDKSAEARFKEVSEAYEVLSDPDKRRRYEQFGQYWSQVGGPAGGGGPGMDVDFGRYGNFDDFINDLLGRFGGSGGAPGGFGFGSGFPGGFGGGFPGPGAATARGGAANLDAEASLNLTYSEAFRGCERTLAVNEERVQVRIPAGVKAGSRLRLKGKGNLQPGTGRRGDLYLQLQLQEHPVWKLDGDQLRAELPLSLDELALGGEVRVATPDGEAAVQVPPGMTLGRSLRLKGKGWPVKGGRGDLLLTPVLKLPEALSPEERSLLEQLRQARSADPRSGWIQSAKL